In the Chlorobium limicola DSM 245 genome, one interval contains:
- the hisF gene encoding imidazole glycerol phosphate synthase subunit HisF, which translates to MLAKRIIPCLDVTGGRVVKGINFEGLRDAGSILEQARFYNGELADELVFLDISASVESRKTTLEEVLKVSGEVFIPLTVGGGINSVDRAREIFMHGADKVSVNTAVVKEPELISRIAEKYGSQAVVVAIDVKKKDDRYMVHTHSGKIPTPLEAVEWAQMVQELGAGEILLTSMDRDGTQEGYDNDILAKVSTSVHIPVIASGGAGNLEHLYDGFTRGKADAALAASIFHFRQYSIRQAKQYLRDRGIPVRL; encoded by the coding sequence ATGTTAGCAAAAAGAATCATCCCCTGCCTCGATGTCACAGGCGGCAGGGTTGTCAAGGGAATCAACTTCGAAGGACTGAGAGACGCCGGATCAATTCTCGAACAAGCCCGTTTCTACAACGGCGAACTTGCCGACGAACTGGTATTTCTCGATATATCTGCCTCCGTCGAATCACGCAAGACTACTCTTGAAGAGGTGCTGAAAGTTTCCGGTGAAGTGTTCATCCCGCTCACCGTCGGCGGCGGCATCAACTCTGTAGACAGAGCCCGGGAAATTTTCATGCACGGCGCAGACAAGGTATCGGTCAACACCGCAGTAGTAAAAGAACCGGAACTGATCTCCCGGATTGCCGAAAAATACGGATCACAAGCCGTAGTGGTAGCGATTGACGTGAAAAAGAAAGACGACAGATACATGGTGCATACCCACTCCGGCAAAATACCGACACCGCTTGAAGCTGTCGAATGGGCGCAGATGGTACAGGAGCTGGGAGCAGGAGAGATATTACTCACAAGCATGGATCGTGACGGTACGCAGGAAGGGTATGACAACGACATTCTTGCGAAGGTATCCACCTCGGTGCACATTCCCGTTATCGCATCGGGCGGAGCAGGCAATCTGGAACACCTCTACGACGGATTCACCAGGGGAAAAGCCGATGCGGCCCTTGCTGCATCAATCTTCCATTTCCGCCAGTACTCCATCAGACAGGCAAAGCAGTACCTGCGAGACCGGGGTATTCCTGTGAGACTGTAA
- the ypfJ gene encoding KPN_02809 family neutral zinc metallopeptidase, translating into MLWKGRRQSANIEDRRAGRMPGRIAGGGLGTLVILLLVWLLGGNPLEVLQTGESFDSSVPQVTTGQSSANDAEREFVSVVLADTEEVWGKLFREQGMSYRAPKLVLFNSMVQSACGFSQAATGPFYCPGDEKVYIDLDFLSELQKRFKAEGDFASAYIIAHEVGHHVQKQLGITEKVMAMRDRVSEGDFNRYMVRLELQADFFAGVWAHYAKRMNLLEPGDLQEAVNAAGAVGDDRIQNQSQGYAVPDSFTHGTSEQRMRWFYKGYTTGDITAGDTFSAKAL; encoded by the coding sequence ATGCTTTGGAAAGGTCGAAGGCAGAGCGCCAATATAGAGGATCGGAGGGCAGGAAGGATGCCTGGCCGGATTGCTGGCGGGGGACTCGGAACGCTCGTCATTCTGCTTCTTGTATGGCTTTTGGGCGGAAACCCTCTGGAAGTGCTTCAGACGGGAGAGAGCTTCGATAGCAGTGTTCCTCAGGTCACCACCGGGCAGTCTTCCGCAAATGACGCGGAGCGGGAGTTCGTCTCGGTGGTGCTCGCCGATACCGAAGAGGTCTGGGGAAAGCTTTTCAGGGAGCAGGGAATGAGCTACCGCGCTCCGAAGCTGGTACTTTTCAATAGTATGGTGCAGTCGGCCTGCGGTTTTTCTCAAGCCGCTACCGGACCGTTCTATTGTCCCGGCGACGAAAAGGTCTACATCGACCTCGATTTTCTCTCTGAGCTTCAGAAGCGCTTCAAGGCAGAGGGCGATTTCGCTTCAGCTTATATCATCGCACACGAGGTGGGCCATCATGTGCAGAAGCAGCTGGGAATTACCGAAAAGGTCATGGCCATGAGAGATCGGGTTTCCGAAGGGGATTTCAATCGATACATGGTTCGCCTCGAACTGCAGGCCGACTTTTTTGCCGGTGTCTGGGCGCATTATGCAAAGCGGATGAATCTGCTGGAACCCGGAGATCTCCAGGAGGCTGTGAATGCTGCCGGAGCTGTGGGGGATGACCGAATTCAGAACCAGAGCCAAGGGTATGCGGTGCCGGACTCCTTTACTCACGGCACCTCCGAGCAGCGCATGCGCTGGTTTTACAAAGGCTATACGACCGGCGACATCACCGCAGGAGATACCTTTTCAGCCAAAGCGTTGTGA
- a CDS encoding CIA30 family protein, producing the protein MATDKLICDFSTPHCLDWYSVDDAVMGGESGSRFYRNPDSTGTFEGFLSTENSGGFASVRTFLPERNYSAYTGIRLRVRGDGKRYSFRIRNDDRFDGIVYKSDFDTISGEWMEFSLPFSEFKAAFRGRTVDGTHPIDASNIVQIGILVSKKQVGSFILIVDWIKAYTSEQ; encoded by the coding sequence ATGGCAACAGATAAACTGATTTGCGATTTTTCAACTCCTCACTGTCTTGATTGGTACAGCGTTGACGACGCAGTGATGGGAGGCGAGTCGGGAAGCCGGTTTTACCGCAATCCTGACAGTACGGGGACTTTCGAAGGTTTTCTTTCAACGGAAAACAGCGGCGGCTTCGCTTCGGTAAGAACCTTTCTTCCAGAAAGGAATTACAGCGCTTATACCGGTATCAGGCTGCGAGTTCGGGGTGACGGCAAGCGCTACAGCTTCCGTATTCGCAATGATGACCGTTTTGACGGAATCGTTTATAAAAGCGATTTCGATACGATTTCGGGGGAATGGATGGAGTTTTCACTGCCGTTTTCAGAATTCAAGGCAGCATTCAGGGGGCGGACGGTTGATGGAACGCACCCCATTGACGCTTCAAATATCGTCCAGATCGGGATTCTCGTTTCAAAAAAACAGGTCGGGTCTTTCATTCTTATTGTAGACTGGATCAAAGCCTATACCTCCGAACAGTGA
- a CDS encoding YqhA family protein yields MPIIRQLLSSTRFLIMIAVAGTFLSALTLLLYGGISVTQQIIDTLLNSTVTSKGAKTLALGFIENADIFLVATALYIMSLGLYELFIDDAIALPEWLVIHNLDDLKSKLIGVIVVVMAVVFLGHVVKWHGETEILYLGGAIGFVVAALTYFTGLKKNAKYEEKH; encoded by the coding sequence ATGCCAATAATAAGGCAACTACTCTCTTCAACCCGTTTCCTCATCATGATCGCTGTGGCAGGGACCTTTCTTTCAGCGCTGACCTTGCTGTTGTACGGCGGCATTTCCGTCACTCAGCAGATTATCGATACGCTACTGAACAGCACAGTCACATCAAAGGGAGCAAAGACGCTTGCTCTCGGATTCATAGAAAACGCCGACATTTTTCTTGTCGCAACGGCGCTCTATATCATGTCACTGGGATTATATGAACTGTTTATCGACGACGCCATCGCACTGCCCGAATGGCTTGTGATCCACAATCTTGACGATCTGAAAAGCAAACTGATCGGTGTTATTGTAGTCGTCATGGCAGTGGTCTTTCTCGGCCATGTGGTAAAGTGGCACGGTGAAACCGAAATTCTCTACCTGGGTGGCGCCATAGGTTTTGTCGTAGCGGCACTCACCTATTTTACCGGGCTGAAGAAAAATGCAAAATATGAAGAAAAACATTGA
- the corA gene encoding magnesium/cobalt transporter CorA gives MKLKKKAEHDGRSMVIPAKKVNRNLSGKVGQPAGTLYHTGRQKTERPVITVFGYDEKRFFYRNVTTLQECEQYKEQFKVLWVNIDGLHEVQVIEEAGQLFGIHPLTMEDILHTVQRPKIEEFDAYLFLVLKALELDAGSGNVAEEQISMVIGSNYVLSFQEKPGDMFDATRDRIRNEGTAIRKRGADYLAYTLIDAVVDHYFTILEHFESRIEQLDTNLSETVGHDMFQAMYSLKKDLIHLRKSIWPLREIINSLSREQYRTLDGALIHPFFRDVYDNIILIIESVESYRDIVIGMHDTWLAVVNNRMNEIMKVLTIIATVFMPLSFIAGVYGMNFHYMPELEWHWGYFSVLGGMAVIFAGMMRYFHTKRWF, from the coding sequence ATGAAACTGAAAAAAAAAGCAGAACACGATGGCCGCTCAATGGTAATACCTGCGAAAAAGGTCAATCGGAACCTTTCCGGAAAGGTAGGCCAGCCTGCAGGAACGTTGTACCATACAGGAAGACAGAAAACCGAACGTCCTGTCATTACGGTTTTCGGTTACGATGAGAAGAGATTTTTTTACCGTAATGTTACAACTCTTCAGGAGTGCGAGCAATACAAAGAGCAGTTCAAGGTACTTTGGGTCAATATTGACGGTCTGCATGAGGTGCAGGTTATCGAAGAGGCAGGACAACTTTTCGGAATCCATCCGCTGACTATGGAAGATATTCTGCATACCGTGCAGAGACCGAAAATCGAAGAGTTCGATGCTTATCTTTTTCTTGTTCTCAAAGCACTCGAACTCGATGCCGGTTCAGGGAATGTTGCTGAAGAACAGATAAGCATGGTTATAGGAAGTAATTACGTACTCTCCTTTCAGGAGAAACCGGGAGATATGTTCGATGCGACGAGGGATCGTATTCGAAACGAAGGTACCGCCATCAGAAAAAGAGGCGCGGATTATCTTGCCTATACCCTCATCGATGCAGTAGTCGATCATTATTTTACGATTCTCGAACACTTCGAGAGCCGCATAGAACAACTCGATACCAATCTGTCTGAAACGGTAGGGCACGATATGTTTCAGGCGATGTATTCATTGAAAAAAGATCTTATCCATCTGAGGAAATCGATCTGGCCGCTTCGCGAGATTATCAACAGTCTGAGCCGCGAACAGTACAGGACGCTCGACGGGGCATTGATCCATCCTTTTTTTCGCGATGTTTACGATAACATCATTCTGATTATAGAAAGCGTCGAAAGCTACCGGGATATTGTTATCGGCATGCATGACACCTGGCTTGCCGTTGTCAACAACCGTATGAACGAAATCATGAAAGTTCTCACCATTATCGCCACCGTGTTCATGCCTCTTTCATTCATTGCCGGGGTGTACGGTATGAATTTTCATTACATGCCCGAACTGGAATGGCATTGGGGCTATTTTTCAGTTCTTGGTGGAATGGCTGTGATTTTCGCCGGTATGATGCGTTATTTTCATACAAAACGGTGGTTTTAA
- a CDS encoding alpha-amylase family glycosyl hydrolase: MFPLVFEINTRVWLQNLSLKHHKNITLSSVPDEEFLLFSECGFDYIWLMGVWVPSKYSRAIATGHPGLRTTFLQHLGSVDPDDIASSPYSIPSYTVNPALGGETELQAFRERLKSIGIRLMLDFVPNHLALDNEWLPDHPEYFIPVSCDEQCHDPESCFEYAEGKYLAYGKDPYFPPWTDTLQLNYANPETHGMMTDNLLKISRQCDAVRCDVAMLVLKNIFNTTWSNLGGPMTEEFWSKAIKSVKTIYPDFLFLAESYWNKEWDLQQLGFDYTYDKPFYDYITHVPANIEKLMGHMQAQWQYQKHLCRFLENHDEPRAAARMGLNNNAAALVMLTSPGMHLVHQHQMEGYKKKIPVQLIHQAAEKENPELAALYRKLFALQKHIVFQEGHIEWLHLNASSFSHCFGYHRFTENDHAFVVANFSVTGIDIAFSHPILLNLGYNDISLLSTIESDKKTGIHLAADTMHILLAPHEGVVITCKKHDLVNLTHADR, encoded by the coding sequence ATGTTTCCACTTGTCTTCGAAATCAACACACGGGTCTGGCTTCAGAATCTGAGCCTGAAACACCACAAAAACATCACCCTTTCCTCCGTTCCCGACGAGGAGTTCCTTCTTTTCAGCGAATGCGGATTCGATTACATCTGGCTGATGGGCGTCTGGGTGCCGAGCAAATACAGCCGGGCTATCGCCACCGGACATCCGGGTCTGCGCACAACCTTTCTGCAGCACCTCGGATCCGTCGATCCTGACGATATAGCATCCTCGCCTTACTCCATACCCTCGTATACGGTCAACCCTGCCCTCGGCGGCGAAACCGAACTGCAGGCGTTTCGTGAGCGGCTGAAATCGATCGGAATCAGACTCATGCTCGATTTCGTGCCGAACCATCTCGCTCTCGACAACGAGTGGCTGCCGGACCATCCCGAATATTTCATTCCCGTCTCCTGCGACGAACAGTGCCACGATCCGGAATCCTGTTTCGAATATGCCGAAGGAAAATATCTCGCATACGGCAAGGACCCCTATTTTCCGCCCTGGACCGACACCCTGCAGCTTAACTATGCCAATCCCGAAACGCACGGGATGATGACGGATAATCTTCTGAAGATCAGTCGCCAGTGCGACGCCGTTCGCTGCGATGTAGCCATGCTGGTTCTGAAAAACATCTTCAATACAACATGGAGCAATCTTGGCGGACCAATGACAGAAGAATTCTGGTCAAAGGCAATCAAGAGCGTCAAAACTATCTATCCTGATTTTCTTTTTCTGGCGGAATCCTACTGGAATAAGGAATGGGATCTGCAGCAGCTCGGCTTTGATTACACCTACGACAAGCCATTCTATGACTACATCACCCATGTGCCAGCCAACATCGAAAAGCTCATGGGACACATGCAGGCCCAGTGGCAATACCAGAAGCATCTGTGCCGGTTTCTTGAAAATCATGACGAACCAAGGGCTGCCGCAAGAATGGGCCTGAACAACAATGCCGCTGCTCTGGTGATGCTTACGTCGCCCGGGATGCACCTGGTGCATCAGCACCAGATGGAAGGGTACAAAAAGAAAATTCCGGTACAACTCATACATCAGGCGGCGGAAAAAGAAAACCCTGAACTCGCGGCCCTCTACCGCAAGCTTTTCGCTCTTCAGAAACATATCGTTTTTCAGGAAGGGCATATCGAATGGCTGCACCTGAACGCTTCGAGTTTTTCCCACTGTTTCGGCTACCACCGCTTTACCGAAAACGACCATGCCTTTGTTGTAGCTAATTTCAGCGTGACCGGCATAGACATTGCCTTCAGCCACCCCATACTGCTGAATCTCGGTTATAACGACATCAGCCTGTTGAGTACCATAGAGAGTGACAAAAAAACGGGCATCCATCTTGCAGCCGACACCATGCATATCCTGCTGGCACCGCACGAAGGCGTGGTTATAACCTGCAAAAAGCACGACCTCGTCAACCTTACGCATGCCGACAGATGA
- a CDS encoding secondary thiamine-phosphate synthase enzyme YjbQ — MKIITKTITTPTLTPVEIIDITPEIRTAAAESGLQAGTVTVISQHTTAFININEKENCLLEDMVTFLKRLVPRDGNYSHNISPLDGRDNAHSHLLGLFMNTSETIPFSRGELLLGRWQSVFFIELDGPRPSRSILLQFSGI; from the coding sequence ATGAAGATCATAACAAAAACCATCACGACACCAACCCTGACGCCTGTCGAGATTATCGATATCACTCCTGAAATCAGAACTGCTGCAGCAGAATCAGGACTTCAGGCGGGAACGGTCACCGTCATCAGCCAGCATACAACGGCATTCATCAATATCAACGAAAAAGAGAACTGCCTGCTTGAAGACATGGTAACCTTCCTGAAACGTCTCGTTCCCCGCGATGGCAACTACAGCCACAATATCAGCCCACTCGACGGAAGGGACAATGCCCACTCGCACCTTCTGGGGCTCTTCATGAACACCTCCGAAACCATACCGTTTTCCAGGGGGGAACTGCTGCTCGGACGGTGGCAATCGGTTTTTTTTATCGAACTCGACGGCCCAAGGCCAAGCCGCTCGATTCTCCTCCAGTTCTCCGGTATCTGA
- the dxs gene encoding 1-deoxy-D-xylulose-5-phosphate synthase, translated as MPDTVKLPIHQEKFLLPEIQSPDDLKKLSITELQLLAEECRNEVINLVSENGGHFASTLGVVELTVALHHVYNSPQDKIIWDVGHQAYVHKILTGRRARMHTNRQYGGLAGFPKITESPYDAFGTGHASTSISAAAGIAAARDLAGSGEKVIAVIGDGSMTGGMAFEAMNHLGDLKSDVLVILNDNQMAISPSTGGLKTHLINITLNKTYNRTRKFIWNSISLLNNEFGDAAKNAVRKLEDGFKAAFTPGAFFEALGLRYFGPIDGHNMEQLVKALREMQELPHPKLLHIVTTKGKGFKPAEDNQSKWHAHSGGFDRITGITPKTDGKPQPPKYQEIFGEALVELALKDARITAITAAMPSGTSLDLFQNALPNRFYDVGIAEAHAVTFAAGQATKGFLPVCAIYSTFLQRAYDQIIHDVAQQNLHVVFAIDRAGLVGEDGPTHHGSFDLSYLHAVPNLTVMMPADEQELRDMLYTALYEISGPVAIRYPRGSGTGVALRKTFTQVETGKGILLREGSKIALLTAGPLTDMALDVADTLQQEGLGVSVANMRFLKPVDTALIEKLAGSSTHFAVIEENSVIGGLASAVIDCLNEQGIARPVLKIGLPDRFITHGSMAELYRETGMTAEAVLKRIKEFYKGSTM; from the coding sequence ATGCCGGATACAGTAAAGCTTCCGATTCATCAGGAAAAATTCCTGTTGCCCGAGATTCAGTCCCCGGACGACCTGAAAAAACTCTCCATTACCGAACTGCAGCTCCTTGCCGAAGAATGTCGCAATGAGGTCATCAATCTTGTCTCCGAGAACGGAGGTCATTTCGCCTCCACTCTCGGAGTTGTCGAACTTACCGTTGCCCTGCACCACGTCTATAACTCTCCTCAGGACAAAATCATCTGGGATGTCGGCCATCAGGCCTATGTACATAAAATCCTGACCGGCCGAAGAGCGCGCATGCACACCAACCGTCAGTACGGAGGTCTTGCCGGATTTCCGAAAATAACCGAAAGCCCATATGACGCTTTCGGAACCGGTCATGCATCCACCTCGATCTCGGCAGCAGCAGGAATAGCCGCAGCACGCGACCTGGCAGGTAGCGGTGAAAAGGTTATCGCGGTAATCGGCGACGGAAGCATGACCGGAGGCATGGCGTTCGAAGCCATGAACCACCTCGGCGACCTGAAAAGCGATGTTCTGGTCATTCTCAACGACAACCAGATGGCCATCTCTCCGAGCACTGGCGGCCTGAAAACCCATCTGATCAACATCACGCTCAACAAGACCTACAACCGTACCCGAAAATTCATCTGGAACTCCATTTCGCTCCTGAACAACGAGTTCGGTGACGCCGCGAAAAACGCGGTAAGAAAACTTGAAGACGGCTTCAAGGCCGCCTTTACACCGGGAGCTTTTTTCGAGGCACTCGGCCTGCGTTATTTCGGCCCGATCGACGGCCATAACATGGAGCAGCTTGTAAAGGCACTACGGGAGATGCAGGAACTGCCGCATCCGAAACTGCTCCATATCGTTACCACAAAAGGCAAGGGATTCAAACCGGCCGAGGACAACCAGAGCAAGTGGCATGCCCACAGCGGCGGATTCGACCGGATTACGGGCATAACACCAAAAACGGACGGGAAACCGCAACCTCCAAAATATCAGGAGATTTTCGGCGAAGCCCTCGTGGAGCTTGCCCTGAAGGATGCACGTATTACGGCAATTACAGCCGCCATGCCAAGCGGAACATCTCTCGATCTTTTTCAGAATGCCCTGCCGAACCGCTTCTACGATGTCGGCATTGCCGAAGCACATGCCGTAACCTTTGCCGCCGGACAGGCTACAAAAGGCTTTCTGCCGGTCTGTGCCATCTACTCCACCTTTCTGCAGCGGGCCTACGATCAGATCATTCACGATGTTGCACAGCAGAACCTGCATGTAGTGTTTGCCATCGACAGGGCAGGCCTTGTTGGAGAGGACGGGCCAACCCACCACGGATCGTTCGACCTCTCCTACCTGCACGCCGTTCCGAACCTCACCGTCATGATGCCGGCCGATGAACAGGAATTGCGCGACATGCTCTATACTGCGCTTTATGAGATCAGCGGGCCGGTCGCGATCCGTTACCCGAGAGGCAGCGGTACCGGCGTCGCACTCCGCAAAACCTTTACGCAGGTCGAAACGGGAAAGGGAATCCTCCTGCGGGAAGGCTCCAAGATAGCCCTGCTTACGGCAGGACCGCTGACCGACATGGCTCTCGATGTAGCCGATACACTGCAGCAAGAAGGCCTGGGCGTATCGGTAGCCAACATGCGATTCCTCAAGCCTGTAGACACCGCTCTTATCGAAAAACTTGCGGGGAGCTCGACTCACTTTGCCGTTATCGAAGAAAACAGCGTTATCGGCGGCCTGGCAAGCGCAGTAATCGACTGCCTCAACGAACAAGGCATTGCCCGACCGGTACTGAAAATCGGCCTGCCCGACCGGTTTATCACTCACGGCAGCATGGCCGAACTTTACCGGGAAACCGGTATGACTGCAGAAGCCGTACTGAAAAGAATAAAGGAGTTCTACAAGGGTAGCACGATGTGA
- a CDS encoding phosphatidylglycerophosphatase A family protein, translating to MRMRLAGILSTCFGLGFFPVAPGTVVSLAAVFCYLSLPVFQNLPVFVVAIVLASITGVWSGGVMEEKYGEDPSIVTIDELAGQWVALAALPATPLVGMLGFLFFRFFDIAKPGPVDRAQRFPGGWGIMADDLLAGLFANLSVHAVLTAASLLHIVLPL from the coding sequence ATGAGGATGCGACTTGCCGGAATACTCTCGACCTGTTTCGGTCTCGGTTTTTTTCCGGTTGCTCCGGGAACCGTGGTCAGTCTGGCTGCGGTGTTCTGTTATCTCTCTTTACCGGTTTTTCAGAATCTTCCTGTTTTCGTCGTTGCGATTGTTCTGGCATCGATAACCGGTGTCTGGTCAGGGGGTGTTATGGAAGAAAAGTACGGAGAGGACCCTTCCATCGTTACTATCGATGAACTTGCCGGTCAGTGGGTTGCCCTTGCGGCGCTTCCTGCAACTCCGCTTGTCGGGATGCTCGGTTTTCTGTTTTTCCGCTTTTTCGATATTGCAAAACCCGGGCCGGTTGACAGGGCACAGCGCTTTCCAGGCGGGTGGGGCATCATGGCTGACGACCTGCTTGCCGGCCTTTTTGCCAATCTGTCAGTTCATGCGGTTCTGACAGCAGCTTCGCTGCTTCACATCGTGCTACCCTTGTAG
- the pgsA gene encoding CDP-diacylglycerol--glycerol-3-phosphate 3-phosphatidyltransferase has translation MTVPNQLTMLRIVLVPVFVALLLQEDPYVKLMGVIVFAVASITDAYDGYHARKYGETTRLGAFLDPLADKFLITAAFLLYVHMGYLVLWMVILVAVRDILITVLRVYAEFMDRPVVTSREAKYKTLAQNVFAYVIMVLLIMKEKVFFGSRISATIEQVLQSDSLDYFMLAVTLFTVYTGISYLVANWNVSIRSSGRER, from the coding sequence ATGACCGTACCTAACCAGCTGACCATGCTTCGCATCGTGCTGGTTCCGGTGTTTGTTGCCCTGCTTCTGCAGGAGGATCCGTATGTAAAGCTGATGGGTGTGATTGTTTTTGCCGTTGCCTCCATAACCGATGCCTATGATGGTTATCATGCAAGAAAGTACGGTGAAACAACCCGTCTGGGTGCTTTTCTCGATCCGCTTGCCGACAAGTTTCTCATTACCGCTGCATTTCTGCTCTATGTCCATATGGGTTATCTGGTTCTCTGGATGGTTATTCTTGTTGCCGTCAGGGACATTCTCATTACCGTTCTCCGGGTCTATGCCGAGTTCATGGATCGCCCCGTGGTGACCAGTCGCGAGGCCAAGTATAAAACTCTTGCCCAGAATGTGTTTGCCTATGTGATCATGGTGTTGCTTATCATGAAGGAGAAGGTGTTTTTCGGCAGTCGGATTTCAGCGACTATCGAGCAGGTTCTCCAGTCCGATTCCCTCGATTACTTCATGCTTGCCGTTACGTTATTTACGGTCTATACCGGTATTTCCTATCTTGTTGCAAACTGGAACGTATCCATTCGCAGTTCCGGAAGGGAGCGGTAA